One window from the genome of Dyadobacter sp. CECT 9275 encodes:
- a CDS encoding Gfo/Idh/MocA family protein, whose amino-acid sequence MKRRNFLLTSALSVAGYGVMSEAFKPAFQKVAPGKRIGIIGLDTSHSEVFSKLIHAGGEQMRGYRVVAAYPHGSRDIPSALKMKPDIIKAVQSLGVEIVDSIDELLTKVDVVLLESNDGRPHLEQALPVFKAGKRIFIDKPIAATFSDAQAIFKASEQYNTPVFTSSALRFDEHVQKVVSGSVGQVLGADVYTPAELEKSHMDLAWYAIHGVEMLFTVMGPGCKSVTRTYTEGADLVTGLWHDGRIGTVRGIRKGAANIAGTAFGEKGIAPLGPFSSYEPLVKQIINFFETGQPPVQPKETLEIFSFIAAADESRKKSGKPVLLQKV is encoded by the coding sequence ATGAAAAGACGTAATTTTTTGCTAACCTCCGCCTTGTCAGTCGCGGGTTATGGTGTGATGAGCGAAGCTTTTAAACCTGCCTTTCAAAAGGTTGCTCCCGGGAAACGTATTGGTATCATTGGCTTGGATACCAGTCATAGCGAAGTATTCAGCAAACTCATTCATGCGGGTGGCGAGCAAATGAGAGGGTACCGGGTAGTGGCTGCTTATCCGCACGGGAGCAGGGATATCCCTTCGGCCCTGAAAATGAAGCCGGACATTATAAAAGCCGTGCAAAGCCTGGGCGTAGAAATCGTGGACTCTATTGACGAACTTCTGACAAAAGTGGATGTGGTACTGCTGGAATCCAACGATGGCCGTCCCCATCTGGAACAGGCACTCCCCGTTTTTAAAGCAGGTAAAAGGATTTTTATTGATAAGCCGATAGCTGCCACATTTTCAGATGCACAAGCTATTTTTAAAGCATCGGAACAATACAACACACCGGTTTTTACCTCGTCGGCACTTAGGTTTGATGAGCACGTACAGAAAGTAGTATCAGGTTCGGTCGGACAGGTTTTGGGCGCCGATGTATATACACCCGCAGAGCTGGAAAAAAGCCACATGGATCTGGCCTGGTATGCCATTCACGGTGTGGAAATGTTGTTCACCGTAATGGGACCGGGTTGCAAAAGTGTGACACGAACCTACACGGAAGGTGCGGACCTGGTCACCGGGCTCTGGCACGACGGGCGCATAGGTACCGTCCGGGGCATCAGGAAGGGGGCTGCCAACATTGCCGGTACTGCTTTTGGTGAAAAGGGTATTGCTCCGCTTGGCCCGTTTTCTTCGTACGAGCCACTGGTAAAACAGATCATCAATTTTTTTGAAACCGGACAGCCACCGGTTCAACCCAAAGAAACGCTGGAAATTTTCAGCTTTATAGCCGCTGCGGACGAAAGCAGGAAAAAATCCGGAAAGCCGGTTTTATTACAGAAAGTTTAA
- a CDS encoding PQQ-dependent sugar dehydrogenase produces MKFLVSLFLLSAICAATRPAAERKTFRQITGPENLNRQDIPPVTRLSGTGNGPDSSRFTYVQLASGLDEPMEMAILPNYDIVIAERKGAVRYFSNSTRELKTIAHFNVFSGIEDGLLGVAADPDFKKNNWLYFYYGVGGDRNVSHLARFDFKDGKLDESSKKVLLEIPTQRTYCCHSAGYLTFASDGLLYLSIGDNTNAEEIEGHNPTDERPGRALADDQGSTANSNDYRGKILRIKPEPDGTYSIPDGNLFPKDGSLGKPEIYVMGLRNPFRMSVDPKTQYVYWGDVGPDTEVKASEGKLSYDEINQARKPGFFGYPYFLGANEVFPKYDFETKKEGPGKDPLNVINESPNNTGVRQLPPAQPAFIWYGKGPSAKWPLVGKGGASAMAGPVYYSDLFPNAPYKLPDYYNGKLFIFDWIRKWIMAVTMDSQGNYVSMEPFLPQLKVVAPIDMQIAPDGAIYLLAYGTNWFARNTDSGIIRVEYSEGNRNPVASAKADKTVGGVPLTVAFSAKDSKDHDPGDKLRYEWKIGSQKITGEQVKHTFTKPGVYNAVLTVSDQNGGKSTATTQIKVGNTPPEVHIKTSANRTFYWDNTVLDYQIVISDKEDKVLDRRKIGAAFNYIPFGKDLASGLSSGNVQFAQTEKLYATLDCKACHTLETKSIGPALKEIAQRYAGKSDAASVLAAKIISGGSGNWGTYPMPPHADLPKKDAEEITAYILSLSKKEANIPLSGNIKLTQHEGKGNEGAYLLRATYTDKGANGIEPFTASSQIVLKSPLIQMEDYDEGNVGVVIATKNTAYVSYIANITNGKFTRFGNIDLTGIRNIRFRVQELGAGGTIEVRLGGKDGAVIGTLDIPAGEVRDPEKWEELSLAVKPTKGVQNLYFVYKNPAARSALFHIDWMFFEK; encoded by the coding sequence TTGAAATTTCTAGTATCCCTTTTCTTACTATCCGCGATTTGCGCTGCAACCAGACCGGCTGCTGAAAGAAAAACGTTCCGACAAATTACCGGGCCTGAAAATTTAAACAGGCAGGACATACCTCCGGTTACCCGGCTTTCGGGCACGGGTAATGGTCCGGATTCAAGCCGGTTTACCTATGTGCAGCTGGCCTCTGGCCTGGATGAGCCCATGGAAATGGCTATTTTGCCCAACTATGATATCGTGATTGCCGAGCGGAAAGGAGCGGTTCGTTATTTCAGCAACAGTACGCGGGAACTTAAAACCATTGCGCATTTTAATGTTTTCAGCGGGATAGAGGACGGGCTTCTGGGCGTTGCCGCTGACCCTGATTTTAAGAAAAACAACTGGTTATATTTTTATTATGGTGTGGGAGGAGACCGGAATGTGAGCCATCTGGCCCGCTTCGACTTCAAAGATGGAAAACTGGATGAATCATCCAAAAAAGTATTGCTGGAAATACCCACGCAGCGGACGTATTGCTGTCATTCGGCGGGGTATCTTACTTTTGCTTCGGACGGGCTTTTATATCTTTCCATTGGTGACAATACCAATGCCGAAGAAATTGAAGGCCATAACCCTACCGATGAGCGTCCGGGAAGAGCACTTGCCGACGACCAGGGCTCCACGGCCAACAGCAATGACTACCGGGGGAAGATATTGCGGATCAAACCGGAACCTGATGGTACTTACAGTATACCTGACGGCAACCTTTTCCCTAAGGATGGCTCTCTGGGGAAGCCTGAGATCTATGTCATGGGATTGAGGAATCCATTCAGGATGTCGGTGGACCCCAAAACGCAGTACGTTTACTGGGGAGATGTAGGACCGGATACCGAGGTGAAAGCCAGTGAAGGCAAATTAAGCTATGACGAGATCAATCAGGCACGCAAGCCGGGTTTTTTTGGGTATCCCTATTTCCTTGGCGCTAACGAAGTGTTTCCCAAATATGATTTTGAAACGAAAAAAGAAGGACCTGGCAAAGACCCGCTGAACGTAATCAACGAGTCGCCCAACAATACGGGTGTCAGGCAGTTACCTCCGGCTCAGCCTGCGTTTATATGGTACGGAAAGGGACCTTCCGCAAAATGGCCGCTGGTCGGGAAAGGTGGTGCCAGCGCAATGGCCGGTCCGGTTTATTACAGTGATCTGTTTCCCAATGCGCCTTATAAACTGCCCGATTACTACAACGGCAAGCTCTTTATCTTCGATTGGATCCGTAAATGGATCATGGCGGTGACGATGGACAGCCAGGGGAATTATGTAAGTATGGAGCCTTTTCTGCCGCAGCTGAAGGTGGTGGCACCGATTGACATGCAGATTGCCCCCGACGGCGCCATTTATCTGCTCGCCTATGGTACCAACTGGTTTGCCCGTAATACCGATTCAGGAATTATAAGGGTTGAATATTCCGAGGGAAACAGAAACCCGGTGGCTTCGGCAAAGGCAGACAAGACCGTTGGCGGCGTGCCGTTAACCGTTGCGTTTTCCGCAAAGGATTCAAAAGATCATGATCCGGGGGATAAGCTGCGTTATGAATGGAAGATCGGATCGCAAAAAATCACAGGAGAACAGGTTAAGCATACTTTCACCAAACCGGGTGTGTACAATGCGGTGCTGACGGTATCGGACCAGAACGGTGGAAAGTCTACAGCCACTACCCAGATAAAAGTGGGGAACACGCCACCGGAGGTCCATATTAAAACATCGGCAAACCGTACTTTTTATTGGGACAATACTGTGCTGGATTACCAGATCGTGATTTCGGATAAGGAAGATAAAGTGCTGGATCGCAGGAAAATCGGCGCGGCTTTCAACTACATACCTTTTGGGAAGGACCTTGCCAGCGGATTGTCTTCCGGAAACGTTCAGTTTGCTCAAACTGAAAAACTTTATGCCACCCTCGACTGTAAAGCGTGCCACACGCTGGAAACCAAATCCATCGGCCCTGCCCTGAAAGAGATCGCTCAAAGATATGCTGGTAAAAGCGATGCTGCTTCGGTTCTTGCCGCAAAGATTATAAGCGGAGGTAGCGGCAACTGGGGTACCTATCCCATGCCGCCGCACGCGGATCTGCCCAAAAAGGATGCAGAGGAAATAACAGCCTATATTCTTTCATTGTCAAAAAAGGAAGCGAATATTCCGTTATCGGGAAACATAAAATTAACACAGCATGAAGGGAAAGGTAATGAAGGCGCATACCTGCTGAGAGCGACATATACCGACAAGGGTGCCAATGGTATTGAGCCTTTTACTGCCAGCAGCCAGATCGTCCTGAAAAGCCCGCTGATCCAGATGGAGGATTATGATGAAGGAAACGTTGGTGTGGTGATCGCGACAAAGAATACAGCTTACGTATCTTACATCGCCAATATTACCAATGGAAAATTCACCCGTTTCGGTAATATCGATCTGACAGGCATCCGGAACATCCGTTTTCGGGTTCAGGAGCTAGGGGCGGGCGGAACCATTGAAGTACGGCTTGGCGGTAAGGACGGAGCGGTGATTGGAACGTTGGATATTCCGGCAGGTGAAGTCAGGGACCCGGAGAAATGGGAAGAGTTGAGCCTGGCCGTGAAACCTACAAAGGGTGTTCAGAACCTGTATTTTGTTTATAAAAATCCGGCAGCAAGGTCAGCGCTTTTTCACATCGACTGGATGTTTTTTGAAAAATAA
- a CDS encoding RagB/SusD family nutrient uptake outer membrane protein codes for MKKLSHILLVSVLILMGTSCSEDFLDRTPPGNLTDENFYKSADAGFKSLITCYRGFYDFWGYQASRAELGNMATDDSDKGGSDAGDRPFVTDLGFGRAISSNETLQGYWTARYNAIGNCNVALERLPDAALIDATGAPLPANLKNRYLAEIRFLRALFYSELVKVYGGVPLVTKTLTVEDRTKLNRATSKEIFEFVESELLAVANDADMLTATSLQPAELGRATKEAAWALLARTYLFFAKDDTSLFAKAKDAAKKVIDSKAFALHPQYQEIFLANGYKTKEAVFSIIMGDDPALQIYGSHIPVYCSPRGATGGWGFDLPTQDLVSEFEEGDPRLLFTVLQPGDAFPKLNGSSEILDFSTYPNNGYHNRKVYLPESRRGAGWGDDAWTYHPIRYADVLLMYAEGLIESGGDKQEAADYINMVRKRASNSTRTDVEATSRTAKIADKALADVKATDDLRKAVRHERRVELALEYHRLFDLIRWNSLVETMKAYSQKPLSNGKGANFTAGKNEVFPIPQVEIDRSGGSIAQNPNY; via the coding sequence ATGAAAAAGTTATCACATATTCTGCTTGTTTCCGTGCTGATACTCATGGGAACTTCCTGCTCGGAAGACTTCCTGGACAGAACCCCGCCGGGAAACCTCACCGATGAGAATTTTTACAAATCGGCTGACGCCGGTTTTAAGTCGCTGATTACCTGTTATCGTGGATTTTATGATTTCTGGGGTTACCAGGCGTCACGGGCAGAGCTTGGCAACATGGCCACCGATGACAGCGACAAGGGAGGGTCTGATGCCGGCGACCGTCCTTTCGTAACAGATCTTGGGTTTGGAAGGGCAATTTCTTCCAATGAAACCCTTCAGGGATACTGGACTGCCAGGTACAATGCCATCGGAAATTGCAATGTAGCACTGGAACGCCTGCCCGATGCTGCTTTAATAGACGCCACGGGTGCTCCCTTGCCGGCTAATTTAAAAAACCGGTACCTGGCCGAAATACGTTTCCTGCGGGCATTGTTTTATTCGGAACTTGTAAAGGTATATGGTGGTGTGCCACTGGTTACCAAGACGCTGACCGTTGAAGACCGTACAAAACTGAACCGTGCAACAAGCAAAGAAATATTCGAGTTTGTAGAAAGTGAACTGCTGGCGGTGGCCAATGATGCAGATATGCTGACCGCCACCAGCCTTCAGCCTGCTGAGCTGGGAAGAGCAACTAAAGAAGCGGCATGGGCATTGCTGGCACGTACTTATCTGTTTTTTGCGAAAGATGATACCTCACTTTTTGCCAAAGCAAAAGATGCGGCAAAAAAGGTGATTGACTCAAAAGCTTTTGCACTACACCCTCAGTATCAGGAGATTTTTCTTGCCAACGGATACAAAACCAAAGAAGCCGTTTTTTCAATTATCATGGGAGATGATCCGGCCCTTCAGATTTACGGAAGTCACATACCTGTTTATTGTTCGCCTCGCGGTGCAACTGGAGGCTGGGGATTTGATCTTCCTACACAGGATCTGGTGAGTGAGTTTGAAGAAGGAGATCCGCGTTTATTGTTTACTGTGCTGCAGCCGGGAGATGCATTTCCAAAACTCAACGGAAGCAGTGAGATACTGGATTTCTCGACATACCCCAACAACGGATACCATAACCGCAAGGTATACCTGCCCGAATCCCGCAGAGGAGCAGGCTGGGGAGATGACGCCTGGACATACCATCCGATCCGTTATGCCGATGTGCTTCTTATGTATGCCGAAGGCTTAATTGAAAGTGGTGGTGACAAGCAGGAGGCTGCGGATTATATCAATATGGTTCGTAAACGTGCTTCAAATTCAACCCGTACGGATGTGGAAGCGACTTCCCGTACTGCAAAAATTGCGGATAAAGCACTGGCCGATGTGAAGGCAACGGATGACCTGCGGAAGGCGGTACGCCACGAACGCCGCGTTGAACTGGCGCTGGAATATCATCGTTTATTTGATCTTATCAGATGGAACAGCCTGGTAGAAACCATGAAAGCATACTCACAAAAGCCCTTATCAAATGGAAAAGGCGCTAATTTCACTGCCGGGAAAAATGAAGTTTTCCCAATTCCGCAGGTTGAAATTGACCGCTCCGGCGGGTCCATTGCGCAGAATCCTAATTATTGA
- a CDS encoding SusC/RagA family TonB-linked outer membrane protein has translation MKRLFTTLCILAFCSCTLQMVNAQTVALSRLDQRKSEVTPGRQAIVSLESKLQQLEKQFNVSFLYNSTYVSGKTVKDSQKNTSLEHALKKILEPNNLAFKKLRDNFYVIYTKEESEGKSALDQADKKTTLQLYPERQGQFQYPGQVSSIAAPALEMQKFAGKAAISLSGTVTDAVNGEPLPGASVIVKNTGIGTTTNNEGKYELSNVSEGATIVFSFIGYLSSEVMVDSRSVIDMKLSPDSKALSEVVVVGYGTVSKKDVTGAVSSVDGDEIRNMPIRSASDALQGKAAGVMVTQSSGSPGSAGVVRIRGIGSINNSNEPLYIVDGLPQSSIGWLNPNDIETMDIHKDASAAAIYGSRASNGLVMITTKKGSKNDGMSVTFDSYYGLQSPWKRPHMLNAEEFITYKNRAAEAAGAALPISADMQAQALRFVNANTGAGGTDWWKNITQYNAPVQSYNITVSGGSKKVDFASSLGYMDQKGIVKGSDYRRISWRNNVNANISERVKLGTNMAVVYESRRNIDENNPYSGTIFSAMTADPITPVYRTNLTDIPSFYQTIMTGYDASNPFSKYAGILYSNKPNPVGQIERMRQSIWEGISLKGGANLEIKILEPLKFRSNLGLDLHRGISKGFTPQYYLNGYDYSTYNTVSNYSYWSNYFVWENTLAFDQVWGQHRVNVLAGTSAELTKGLEYGASRQGIVNNDEDMRIINAATINPGASGYTYSNALNSYFGRVSYSFGNKYVLTANIRRDGTSRFAKGYRWGTFPSVSAAWNFTQENFVTNAGLKWLSEGKLRVSYGQIGNQNVGNGAYLSTYGNNQRYLFGNSTTGYIGAGRTSIGNPILQWETSKQTDIGLDLGFLENKLSLTLDYFNKEIDNMLLIVPLPTTLGYPNSPWSNAGKMVNKGWEIAVGYDNAIGDFQYGIKGTLSTFTNKITTLGGGEPVYATAHLGETITKTEEGMPVGYYFGWKTDGIFQTQDEVNSSAQKGLSSPGDIRFRNLNGDNLLNADDRTKIGNPWPDFIYGLTLNASYKGFDVSAFVQGSQGNDVMNILRYDTESGTGWYNAPKGFLENAWNGPGSTNKYYKISQNAGLNTNVSQYFVEDGSYLRMKNIQLGYSIPPVILEKAKIKQVRFYVGAQNLFTITKYTGLDPEMGSTDPKLMGIDQGYFPQARTWLFGVNAKF, from the coding sequence ATGAAACGATTATTCACTACGTTATGCATTCTTGCCTTTTGCAGCTGTACGCTACAGATGGTAAATGCTCAGACGGTCGCCTTATCCAGGCTCGACCAAAGAAAATCAGAAGTAACGCCTGGGCGGCAGGCTATTGTATCGCTGGAAAGTAAACTTCAGCAACTTGAGAAGCAGTTTAATGTATCTTTTCTTTACAACTCGACCTACGTAAGCGGCAAAACAGTAAAGGATTCTCAAAAAAACACCTCACTGGAACACGCCCTGAAGAAGATTCTGGAACCCAACAATCTGGCTTTTAAAAAACTGAGGGATAATTTTTATGTGATTTACACCAAGGAAGAAAGTGAGGGCAAGTCTGCCCTCGACCAGGCCGATAAGAAAACCACTTTGCAACTTTATCCTGAACGGCAGGGGCAGTTCCAGTATCCGGGACAGGTATCCAGCATAGCGGCACCGGCACTGGAAATGCAGAAGTTTGCAGGTAAAGCTGCCATTTCTCTTTCGGGTACAGTTACAGATGCTGTAAATGGAGAACCTCTGCCCGGAGCCAGTGTGATCGTCAAAAACACAGGCATTGGCACCACAACGAATAATGAGGGGAAATACGAACTTTCCAATGTCAGCGAAGGCGCAACAATTGTTTTTTCATTTATCGGATATCTTTCAAGTGAGGTAATGGTTGACAGCCGGTCGGTGATTGATATGAAACTGTCGCCGGACTCCAAGGCACTTTCAGAAGTTGTGGTCGTGGGGTATGGAACGGTTTCCAAAAAGGATGTTACAGGAGCGGTATCATCTGTGGATGGTGATGAAATCAGGAACATGCCGATACGTTCGGCGTCAGATGCATTGCAGGGGAAGGCTGCGGGGGTGATGGTAACGCAAAGCAGCGGCAGCCCGGGCTCTGCAGGAGTGGTGCGGATCAGAGGTATTGGTTCTATCAACAATTCCAACGAGCCTTTGTATATCGTGGACGGACTTCCGCAGAGCAGTATTGGCTGGCTCAACCCTAATGATATTGAAACCATGGATATCCATAAGGATGCTTCCGCAGCAGCTATTTACGGGTCGAGGGCATCCAACGGTCTGGTGATGATCACCACCAAAAAGGGTTCGAAAAATGATGGGATGAGCGTGACTTTTGACAGTTACTACGGTCTGCAGTCGCCCTGGAAACGTCCGCACATGCTGAACGCCGAGGAATTTATTACTTATAAAAACCGCGCAGCCGAAGCAGCAGGTGCAGCATTGCCGATCTCCGCTGACATGCAGGCCCAGGCGCTTCGTTTCGTAAATGCCAACACCGGTGCAGGTGGTACCGACTGGTGGAAAAATATCACGCAGTATAATGCACCTGTTCAGAGTTATAATATTACGGTATCAGGAGGAAGCAAAAAGGTTGACTTTGCGTCTTCCCTGGGATATATGGATCAAAAAGGTATTGTTAAAGGCTCGGATTACCGCAGGATCTCGTGGCGCAACAACGTCAATGCGAATATCAGCGAGCGCGTGAAACTGGGTACCAACATGGCCGTTGTATACGAAAGTCGCCGTAATATCGACGAGAACAATCCTTATTCGGGAACCATTTTCAGTGCCATGACCGCCGACCCGATCACACCTGTTTACCGTACTAACCTGACAGATATACCCAGTTTTTATCAGACCATCATGACAGGTTATGATGCCAGTAACCCGTTTTCAAAATATGCTGGTATTTTGTATTCCAACAAACCGAACCCGGTAGGGCAAATTGAGCGTATGCGTCAGAGTATCTGGGAAGGGATCAGTCTGAAAGGCGGAGCCAATCTTGAGATCAAGATACTTGAGCCGCTCAAATTCAGAAGTAATCTGGGGCTTGACCTGCACCGGGGTATTTCCAAAGGCTTTACACCTCAGTATTACCTCAATGGTTATGACTACAGTACCTATAACACGGTCAGCAATTATTCCTACTGGTCTAACTATTTTGTCTGGGAAAATACGCTTGCGTTTGACCAGGTGTGGGGGCAGCATCGTGTGAATGTGCTGGCCGGAACGTCGGCCGAGCTCACCAAAGGTCTTGAATATGGCGCATCCAGACAGGGGATCGTTAATAATGATGAAGATATGCGTATTATCAATGCAGCCACCATTAACCCGGGTGCATCAGGATATACTTATTCCAACGCATTGAATTCTTACTTTGGGCGTGTAAGTTACAGCTTTGGTAACAAATACGTACTGACTGCGAACATCCGCCGCGACGGTACTTCCCGCTTTGCGAAGGGGTATCGCTGGGGTACCTTCCCGTCGGTATCTGCAGCCTGGAATTTCACACAAGAAAATTTTGTTACAAATGCCGGTCTCAAATGGCTGTCCGAAGGAAAATTGCGGGTGAGTTACGGGCAGATCGGGAATCAGAACGTTGGTAACGGAGCATACCTTTCTACCTATGGCAACAACCAGAGATATCTGTTCGGGAACAGCACTACGGGATATATTGGCGCGGGACGTACCAGCATCGGAAACCCGATTCTGCAATGGGAAACTTCCAAGCAAACAGACATAGGGCTGGATCTGGGTTTTCTGGAAAACAAGCTTAGCCTCACACTCGATTACTTTAACAAGGAAATTGACAACATGCTCCTGATTGTACCTTTGCCCACCACCTTGGGATATCCCAATTCCCCATGGTCCAATGCAGGTAAAATGGTAAACAAAGGGTGGGAAATTGCAGTAGGATACGACAACGCGATAGGAGATTTTCAATATGGCATTAAAGGAACGTTATCCACCTTTACCAATAAAATAACTACACTCGGCGGCGGAGAGCCTGTTTATGCAACGGCTCACCTGGGCGAAACCATCACTAAAACAGAGGAAGGGATGCCTGTGGGATATTACTTTGGCTGGAAGACCGACGGTATTTTCCAGACCCAGGATGAAGTGAACAGCAGCGCGCAAAAAGGACTTTCTTCACCAGGCGACATTCGTTTTCGGAATCTGAACGGGGATAATCTTCTCAATGCCGATGACCGCACCAAGATCGGAAACCCCTGGCCTGACTTTATTTACGGGCTGACTTTGAACGCCAGCTACAAAGGTTTTGACGTGAGTGCTTTTGTACAGGGGTCGCAGGGGAACGATGTAATGAATATTCTTCGCTACGACACAGAATCGGGTACGGGCTGGTACAATGCCCCCAAAGGATTTCTTGAAAACGCATGGAACGGCCCGGGAAGTACTAACAAGTATTACAAGATATCTCAGAATGCAGGCCTCAATACCAACGTCTCCCAATACTTTGTGGAAGACGGATCCTATCTGCGGATGAAGAATATCCAGCTGGGTTACAGCATTCCGCCGGTGATCCTGGAAAAAGCGAAAATCAAGCAGGTGCGGTTTTATGTGGGTGCTCAAAACCTGTTCACTATAACAAAATATACCGGTCTTGATCCTGAAATGGGCTCCACTGATCCTAAGCTGATGGGTATTGACCAGGGATATTTCCCGCAGGCACGTACCTGGCTGTTTGGTGTCAATGCTAAGTTCTAA
- a CDS encoding FecR family protein, translating to MNNERLQYLLERQKAMVASPEEEDELDTWYKQYDERPDFTASLSENAAHALQNRLFEGVSHRLNGIEKPAEVLMKRNSWFSLGYKVAAAVFILVLAGGFFYKYYKDYNLTKHTTAFGETRRIVLPDGSKVILNGNSQLTYPSDWGKTTIREVSMRGEAYFTVVHTADNRKFRVYTDHDFSVEVLGTQFTVSDRESGTRVVLNEGKVQCNLSRKEADTLLLKPGDLVEFSERSAGYVRKVVEASVYSAWKDKELILKDTPLSEISTMLSETYGLELVTDHPELLRRQVTGRVPMDNVNTLLDGIAMTCGLHLERRENKIFVSQR from the coding sequence ATGAATAACGAGCGATTACAGTATTTACTTGAAAGGCAAAAGGCCATGGTAGCTTCCCCTGAGGAGGAAGACGAGCTGGATACATGGTATAAGCAGTATGATGAACGGCCCGATTTTACGGCGTCGCTTTCCGAAAATGCCGCTCATGCATTACAAAACCGGCTGTTTGAGGGCGTAAGCCACAGACTGAACGGGATAGAGAAACCAGCAGAAGTGCTCATGAAACGAAACAGCTGGTTTTCATTGGGATACAAAGTTGCGGCCGCTGTTTTTATCCTTGTGCTTGCCGGAGGCTTTTTTTATAAGTATTACAAGGATTATAATCTGACAAAACATACCACGGCATTTGGAGAAACCCGGCGCATCGTGTTACCGGATGGCTCAAAGGTTATTTTAAATGGTAACTCTCAGCTGACCTATCCTTCCGACTGGGGCAAAACGACGATTCGTGAAGTAAGCATGAGAGGAGAGGCCTATTTTACGGTTGTCCACACTGCAGATAACCGCAAATTTCGCGTATACACGGATCACGATTTCAGTGTGGAGGTGCTGGGTACCCAATTTACCGTTTCTGACAGGGAAAGCGGTACGCGTGTTGTATTGAATGAAGGAAAGGTTCAGTGTAACCTAAGCCGGAAAGAGGCAGATACCCTATTACTGAAACCGGGTGATCTGGTTGAATTTTCTGAAAGATCGGCGGGGTATGTCCGTAAAGTGGTGGAAGCGTCCGTATACTCGGCTTGGAAAGACAAGGAACTGATTTTAAAGGATACCCCTTTGAGCGAAATATCCACAATGCTTTCCGAAACTTATGGGCTTGAGCTGGTGACGGATCATCCTGAGTTGTTGCGCCGCCAGGTTACCGGAAGGGTGCCTATGGACAATGTGAACACTTTGCTGGATGGCATTGCCATGACATGCGGCCTGCATCTGGAACGGCGGGAGAACAAGATCTTCGTTTCACAGCGTTAG
- a CDS encoding RNA polymerase sigma-70 factor, protein MVNPPISHSQDEELLSRLREGNREAFEQLYLKYWRRLFDSAYKRLLLREETEEIVQDLFVNIWVKRETLLITTTLEQYLYGSLRYSIYNFIRSSRIRETYLNSLLHTSEIDKSYIEDGIYYEELSKALDKCIESMPEKFKNVYVLSRKQNLTYKEIAQQLNLPLDTVEKHMGRALKILRENLKDFASIVLIWHAGGWH, encoded by the coding sequence GTGGTTAATCCCCCTATCTCTCACAGCCAGGATGAAGAATTGCTTTCCCGTTTAAGGGAGGGTAACAGAGAGGCTTTCGAGCAACTGTATCTGAAATACTGGCGCAGGCTTTTTGACTCCGCCTACAAACGGCTGCTGCTGCGGGAGGAAACAGAAGAAATTGTGCAGGATCTGTTTGTGAATATCTGGGTGAAAAGGGAAACGCTGTTGATCACCACAACGCTGGAACAGTATCTGTACGGTTCGTTGCGGTACAGTATTTACAATTTCATCCGGTCCAGCCGGATCCGGGAAACATATCTGAACTCTTTGCTGCATACCTCAGAAATTGACAAAAGTTACATCGAAGATGGTATATATTATGAAGAGCTATCCAAAGCACTGGATAAATGCATTGAAAGCATGCCCGAGAAATTTAAAAATGTATATGTCTTAAGCCGGAAACAAAATCTTACTTACAAGGAGATAGCCCAGCAGCTCAACCTACCATTGGATACAGTGGAAAAGCATATGGGCAGGGCATTGAAAATACTTCGGGAGAATCTCAAAGATTTTGCTTCTATCGTCTTGATCTGGCACGCGGGGGGCTGGCATTGA